GCATAACACATATCGGAGTCGATGAGAAGAGCTTTCTCAAGGGGCATCGGTATGCAACGATTCTCAGTGATCTGGACAATGCCCGTGTGCTTGATGTTGCTCGCGACCGCAAGGAAGAATCACTTGCAGAGCTGTTCAGAAGGCTACCGGAGGAGCAGAGGCAGGAAATCGCTGCGGTGGCAATAGACATGTGGGAGCCCTATATCAACGCCGTGGAACAACTGTTGCCGGATGCAGACATTGTGCATGACAAGTTTCACATAGCGAAGTATTTGGGGGAGGCGGTGGACAAGGTCCGGAAATCAGAGCACAAGGGACTCAAGAAGGAAGGGGCGGAGACCCTCAAAGGGACGAAGTATCTATGGTTGACCAATCCACGGAACTGGAGCGACGAGCAGAAAAAGCAATTCAAGGAGTTAAAGAACCAAGGACTGAAGGTAGGCCGGGCCTGGAGTATCAAAGAGATGTTTTCAGACTTATGGGACTACACCTATGCGAAGTCAGCCAGGAACTTCTTCAGGAAGTGGTACTGGTGGGCAACCCACTCACGGTTGAAGCCGATCGCGGAGGTTGCCAAGAAGCTGAAGCGGCACCTGGATAACATCCTGACCTATCTGAGACATAGAATCACCAATGCGGTGGCCGAGGGGATCAACAGCAAAATACAGCAGGTGAAGTCAGCAGCAAGGGGATTCAGAAACTTTGAGAACTACAGGACCGCTATACTATTCTTCTGTGGAAAACTCGATCTGTACCCACAGGAATCCCAGTAGAGCCA
The nucleotide sequence above comes from Nitrospirota bacterium. Encoded proteins:
- a CDS encoding ISL3 family transposase; protein product: MQDKELYRQLMGLRDPWKVSEVRVNFEGLKVDVWVEWPPEGKAPCPECGADCAIYDHREERQWRHLDTMQFQTILHCRIPRINCADHGVKSITVPWSEKNSRFTALFERLAIDVLLGCQNQTKAKELLGLSWDEVHLIMEKAVGRGLQRRSEGGITHIGVDEKSFLKGHRYATILSDLDNARVLDVARDRKEESLAELFRRLPEEQRQEIAAVAIDMWEPYINAVEQLLPDADIVHDKFHIAKYLGEAVDKVRKSEHKGLKKEGAETLKGTKYLWLTNPRNWSDEQKKQFKELKNQGLKVGRAWSIKEMFSDLWDYTYAKSARNFFRKWYWWATHSRLKPIAEVAKKLKRHLDNILTYLRHRITNAVAEGINSKIQQVKSAARGFRNFENYRTAILFFCGKLDLYPQESQ